The following proteins are co-located in the Pedobacter sp. FW305-3-2-15-E-R2A2 genome:
- a CDS encoding DUF2314 domain-containing protein encodes MTDKLTFFSEADNPEMIAAFHKAQETFKYFWRELSWEFRRIVPALDLACVKVAFMENVSYQAAPIVEHMWINDVEFDGYVISGTLANDPNELSNVKNGDFVEVPLNQISDWLFTSGGKTYGGFTIQVLRAGMDEEERIGHDQAWGLDFGDYNDVSVVYEQKEHPENLMEHPMSINMKDKLAAFIGEHPAELSKQDQSGYTILHREIVAGNKSSVEVLLQLGADKNIKTGKGNSALDLAKQVGWEEIIPMFEN; translated from the coding sequence ATGACCGATAAACTAACTTTTTTTTCCGAAGCGGATAATCCTGAAATGATCGCAGCTTTTCATAAAGCACAAGAAACATTCAAGTATTTCTGGAGAGAACTCTCCTGGGAGTTTCGCAGGATTGTCCCTGCACTTGATCTGGCTTGTGTAAAAGTAGCTTTCATGGAAAATGTATCTTATCAGGCAGCACCTATCGTGGAGCATATGTGGATTAATGACGTGGAGTTTGATGGATATGTGATTAGCGGTACACTCGCAAATGACCCGAACGAACTCTCGAACGTTAAAAATGGAGACTTTGTTGAAGTGCCCTTAAATCAGATTAGTGATTGGTTGTTCACCAGTGGCGGAAAAACCTATGGAGGATTTACCATACAAGTATTAAGAGCTGGCATGGATGAAGAGGAACGCATAGGACATGATCAGGCCTGGGGATTAGACTTTGGCGATTATAACGATGTTTCCGTTGTTTACGAACAAAAAGAACATCCTGAAAATCTCATGGAGCATCCGATGAGCATCAATATGAAAGATAAGTTAGCCGCGTTTATTGGAGAACATCCGGCAGAACTGAGCAAGCAGGATCAATCAGGATATACGATTTTACATAGAGAGATTGTGGCAGGGAATAAGAGTTCTGTAGAAGTTTTACTGCAATTGGGCGCTGATAAAAATATAAAGACCGGTAAAGGGAATTCCGCATTGGACCTCGCTAAACAGGTAGGATGGGAAGAAATTATTCCGATGTTCGAAAACTAG